Part of the Carassius carassius chromosome 20, fCarCar2.1, whole genome shotgun sequence genome, TGAGCTGGTGATGAAGACTCTGCGTGACATCATTCAGGGGCAGACCGTGCACATCCCAGTTTATGACTTTGTGACACATTCCAGGTCAGCGCTGCTCTCTCTTCACAAGTTGCTATTTTGGCGTTTTGATGGGTGAATCACTGTTGGACACATTATGAATCACATGTTCTGCACACCTCTTACAGGAAGGCTGAGTTTGTGACCGTGTATCCAGCAGATGTGGTCCTCTTTGAGGGGATTCTCATGTTCTACTCGCAAGAGATTCGAGATCTGTTCCAAATGAAGCTGTTTGTGGACACAGACCCAGACACACGCCTCTCGCGAAGAGGTAGATGACATTTTCAATTGCAATTTGGTTTAAGTAGtgctttttgtctttcttttccaAAGTAGAGTAGCTCTATGAGCTTTGCTGATTATAATGAGAGTGATTTCCTCTGGGTTTTCAGGGTCATTATCATCACCTGAAACTAGGAAAAATGATTTTTGTTACATAGAAATAAATGCtaataaatttagcatttagttCTGCATTCTAAAGTTTTAACTGACCTGCACATTTTTATCAATGCcaatagaaaaaataaactatattttgtGCTCTTAGcagaatgaaaagaaaattaacTTTAAAGCTACAGGTGTGTAGTGTTGCAAGGAAGTTAAGTTATATTGTACACTTTTACattttggaatttttttattatattgaatttgttttaaaataagaaaacaaagaGCATCACGTCATATTATGATCAGTGCAGTAtttgaagaaatgttgtgtgctCAAAGTCTAGTATGACCACAACATTGtactcacaaaaataaaataaaaaagttattgtaaagaaatacaagaaaaaagctaaatgaaataaagtaagtttagtaagtactaaaattactaaaagtgaaaaatataacaaaagaaaaaaaacacataataaaaattaaaaaaaaaaagttttaacatatgtatatgttttcatatgtattttacatgtatgaagatcattaaataatttaatgagataaagtACCATTGGTTTGTATGTAATATGCTTGATTATATAAAAGTTCTTTATTACGTaatatataaaacactttttgcactGAACTTCTGGCAATAATAGCTTTATTGAGGTACAACGAGCGTGAAGGTTTGGTTAAATCATTCTGCACTATATACTGTGTTTTCTGGTTTCTGTCAGTGTTGCGGGACATCAGCGAGAGAGGCAGAGAGCTGGAGCAGGTTCTGAACCAGTACATCACCTTTGTGAAGCCAGCCTTTGAGGAGTTCTGTCTTCCTGTGAGTATCCTATTGAACCAAACCTCACTCCTCCATTGCTGCTTTTAACTCTACTTTATTGTCAGAAAATGCATCACATATAATGATTTGACACCTTCCATCTGCCTCCTCACTGTTATCACTTGATTCTCTGTGCCCTAAATGATCTTGAACATTTATATTTGCAGACCAAAAAGTATGCAGATGTCATCATCCCGAGAGGAGCAGACAATCTGGGTGAGTCGGTAGACCAGTAGTTATCTGATATGAAACGCACACTGGAGagatttaacttgatgtacttctatctctctttctctttagtGGCTATTAATCTGATTGTGCAGCATATTCAGGATATCCTGAACGGAG contains:
- the uck2b gene encoding uridine-cytidine kinase 2-B, which gives rise to MAGDSETHLKGRAENEHNIRQPFLIGVAGGTASGKSSVCEKIMELLGQNKIDRHQRQVVILSQDSFYRELTPEQKAKALKGQFNFDHPDAFDNELVMKTLRDIIQGQTVHIPVYDFVTHSRKAEFVTVYPADVVLFEGILMFYSQEIRDLFQMKLFVDTDPDTRLSRRVLRDISERGRELEQVLNQYITFVKPAFEEFCLPTKKYADVIIPRGADNLVAINLIVQHIQDILNGGFTKRQNGFQNGHGTPRQRRPSESSRPH